Proteins from one Vicia villosa cultivar HV-30 ecotype Madison, WI unplaced genomic scaffold, Vvil1.0 ctg.000253F_1_1, whole genome shotgun sequence genomic window:
- the LOC131626005 gene encoding uncharacterized protein LOC131626005: protein MIAGVLGGNANGVGIGANRQLGEFQGNDPPLFKGTHDTEDAQKWQKEIERIFRVIDCAENLKVRRYFPEDVRGRKEIEFLELEQGNMTVPEYASKFVVLVKYHTHYNNDEASEFSKFIKFENGLRDEIKQGIRYQRIRRFADLVGIVAEFFEDDNVKVKSSHSRDLVDKKGKKPMDRGNPYGRGNPKASDWKKPSGGDYNAFVRCYNCGEVRYRRNECKVEQKKCFKCGKVGHVTAECRMKTVTCYNCSEEGHISPQCTRPKKNQSGGKVFCFVWVRDYSRGSTD, encoded by the exons atgattgctggtgtgctaggaGGGAACGCCAATGGAGTTGGGATTGGTGCTAACAGGCAGTTGGGGGAATTTCAGGGGAACGATCCTCCGTTATTCAAAGGCACTCATGATACTGAAGATGCTCAGAAGTGGCAGAAGGaaatcgagaggattttccgggTTATCGATTGCGCTGAGAATCTGAAGGtaag GCGGTACTTTCCGGAAGATGTTCGGGGAAGGAAAGagattgagtttttggagctggaGCAAGGTAATATGACAGTGCCGGAGTATGCTTCCAAGTTTGTTGTGTTGGTGAAGTACCACACCCACTACAATAATGACGAGGCGAGCGAATTCTCAAAATTTATCAAATTCGAGAATGGCCTCCGCGACGAAATCAAACAAGGCatcaggtatcagaggattcgtcggtttgctgatTTAGTGGGGATTGTAGCAGAATTTTTCGAAGACGATAATGTTAAGGTGAAGTCATCTCATTCTCGCgatttggttgacaagaaaggtaagaagcctatggatcgAGGTAatccatatggtagaggaaatcctaaagCTAGTgactggaagaagcctagtgggggagactatAATGCTTTTGTTAGGTGCTATAATTGTGGTGAAGTTAGatatcgtaggaatgagtgcaaggtGGAACAAaagaagtgctttaagtgtggtaAGGTGGGTCATGTTACTGCTGAGTGTAGAATGAAgactgtgacttgctacaattgcagCGAAGAGGGTCATATCAGTCCACAATGCACAAgaccaaagaagaaccaatctggTGGAAAGGTTTTTTGCTTTgtttgggtcagagactactcccgAGGATcaactgattaa